The following proteins come from a genomic window of Solwaraspora sp. WMMA2065:
- a CDS encoding cytochrome c biogenesis protein CcdA, whose translation MGETFAEIARGGPVLLALGLAALAGLVSFLSPCILPLAPGYLSYVTGLAGSDLDAAGGRSGSGGGASAGGSFGGRHGRVLAGTLLFISGFTVVFTLTAILMASVGRHLFVYQRPVEIGVGLLIVLFGLAFLGLVPGLQREVRVRRLPEAGLVGAPVFGAVFALSWTPCVGPTLGAVMGMATVSGQTDRAVALAVAYCLGLGLPFVVFGLAFRRLLGVFTVIRRNSRWVTRVGGAMLILVGAALVTGAWTDFVIWFQATVGAGEVGI comes from the coding sequence TGGCCGGACTGGTCAGCTTCCTCTCCCCGTGCATTCTGCCGCTCGCCCCCGGCTACCTGTCGTACGTCACCGGACTGGCCGGCTCCGACCTCGACGCCGCCGGTGGCCGCAGCGGCAGCGGTGGCGGCGCGAGTGCTGGCGGTTCCTTCGGCGGCCGGCACGGCCGGGTGCTGGCCGGAACCCTGCTGTTCATCAGCGGGTTCACCGTGGTCTTCACACTCACCGCGATCCTGATGGCCAGCGTCGGCCGTCACCTGTTCGTCTACCAGCGGCCGGTGGAGATCGGCGTCGGGCTGCTGATCGTGCTGTTCGGGTTGGCCTTCCTCGGTCTGGTACCCGGCCTGCAACGCGAGGTGCGGGTACGCCGGCTGCCGGAGGCCGGCCTGGTCGGCGCCCCGGTGTTCGGCGCGGTCTTCGCGCTGTCCTGGACGCCGTGCGTCGGCCCCACCCTCGGCGCGGTGATGGGGATGGCGACGGTCAGCGGCCAGACCGACCGGGCGGTGGCGCTCGCCGTGGCGTACTGCCTCGGACTCGGTCTGCCGTTCGTCGTCTTCGGCCTGGCGTTCCGCCGGCTGCTCGGCGTGTTCACAGTGATCCGGCGCAACAGCCGCTGGGTCACCCGGGTCGGCGGGGCGATGCTGATCCTGGTCGGGGCGGCGCTGGTCACCGGCGCCTGGACCGACTTCGTCATCTGGTTCCAGGCCACCGTCGGGGCCGGCGAGGTCGGCATCTGA
- a CDS encoding cytochrome c biogenesis protein ResB yields MSRPNPALALLRNSWRQLTSMRTALILLFLLAVAAIPGSLLPQRDVNIENVDAYFAANPRLAPVLDRLGMFDVFASTWFAAIYLLLFTSLVGCIVPRLREHVRALRAAPPAAPRRLDRLPQHASWTTAGDTTAGDPPAAARDAIAAELRRRRWRVTVTDDSVAAEKGHLKETGNLVFHLSLIGVLLGVAVGSWLGWNGNRLLVAGPDTAFCNTVQQYDEYRLGPRISDGDLPRFCLELTDFTATFLESGQPASYSAEVRVDADGGAARTETFSVNSPLRLDGANIYLLGHGYVPVLRYTDRYGQAQNVSAPFLAVDGMLTSEGVASFPDANVDPANGERDPQLQVAFEGLFLPSAPPQPPYVRSTHPELRDPAVMLWAYRGNLGLDAGIPGSVYQIDQRQVEAGRLLPVGDPQLLRVGETMTLDDGTTIEFLDISQYVTLSVRHDPGSGLLLASSAALLLGLMPALFGRRRRVWFRVTPAGPDAASTTPGSSLVEAGGLPRTDHPGFGDEFRELIRALGGDAGPREGRH; encoded by the coding sequence ATGTCCCGGCCGAATCCGGCGCTGGCTCTGCTGCGCAACTCGTGGCGGCAGCTGACCAGCATGCGGACCGCGCTGATTCTCCTCTTCCTGTTGGCCGTGGCGGCGATCCCCGGTTCGCTGCTACCGCAACGCGACGTCAACATCGAAAACGTCGACGCGTACTTCGCGGCGAACCCACGGCTGGCTCCGGTGCTGGACCGGCTCGGCATGTTCGACGTGTTCGCCTCGACCTGGTTCGCGGCGATCTACCTGCTGCTTTTCACCTCCCTGGTCGGCTGCATCGTGCCCCGGCTGCGCGAGCACGTACGGGCGTTGCGGGCGGCGCCGCCGGCCGCGCCGCGCCGGCTGGACCGGCTGCCGCAGCACGCCAGCTGGACCACCGCCGGCGACACCACGGCCGGCGACCCACCCGCCGCCGCGCGGGACGCGATCGCCGCCGAACTGCGCCGCCGCCGCTGGCGGGTCACCGTCACCGACGACAGCGTCGCCGCCGAGAAGGGCCACCTGAAGGAGACCGGCAATCTGGTCTTCCACCTGTCGCTGATCGGCGTCCTGCTCGGGGTCGCCGTGGGCAGTTGGCTCGGCTGGAACGGCAACCGGCTACTGGTCGCCGGGCCGGACACCGCGTTCTGCAACACCGTGCAGCAGTACGACGAGTACCGGCTCGGCCCTCGGATCTCCGACGGCGACCTGCCCCGGTTCTGCCTGGAGCTGACTGACTTCACCGCCACCTTTCTGGAGTCCGGGCAGCCGGCGAGCTACTCCGCCGAGGTGCGGGTCGACGCCGACGGCGGTGCCGCCCGGACCGAGACGTTCTCGGTGAACTCCCCGCTGCGCCTTGACGGCGCCAACATCTACCTGCTCGGGCACGGCTACGTGCCGGTGCTGCGCTACACCGACCGCTACGGGCAGGCGCAGAACGTCTCCGCGCCGTTCCTGGCCGTCGACGGGATGCTGACCAGCGAAGGGGTCGCCAGCTTCCCGGACGCCAACGTCGACCCGGCGAACGGCGAACGTGATCCGCAGCTTCAGGTGGCCTTCGAAGGGCTCTTCCTGCCGTCCGCCCCGCCGCAGCCGCCGTATGTCCGCTCCACCCACCCGGAGCTGCGCGACCCGGCGGTGATGCTGTGGGCGTACCGGGGCAACCTTGGGCTGGACGCCGGTATCCCCGGCTCGGTCTACCAAATCGACCAGCGGCAGGTGGAGGCCGGCCGGCTGCTGCCGGTCGGTGACCCGCAGCTGCTGCGGGTCGGCGAGACGATGACCCTGGACGACGGCACCACCATCGAATTTCTCGACATCTCGCAGTACGTGACCCTGTCGGTCCGGCACGATCCCGGCAGCGGCCTGCTGCTGGCCAGCTCGGCGGCGCTGCTGCTCGGGCTGATGCCGGCACTGTTCGGCCGGCGACGTCGGGTGTGGTTCAGGGTCACACCGGCCGGCCCCGACGCAGCGTCAACGACACCCGGTAGTAGCTTGGTCGAGGCCGGTGGGCTGCCGCGCACCGACCATCCCGGGTTCGGCGACGAGTTCCGGGAGCTCATCCGGGCACTCGGCGGCGACGCCGGGCCACGGGAAGGACGGCACTGA
- the ccsB gene encoding c-type cytochrome biogenesis protein CcsB has translation MSALSDQLLVVAIFAYLLAMICHAVEAGFGTRRTAPVVVRERELATATVAAGSSSTTSGPTPDGPVFKAPILDGPVGVEPDPQERTGWPAVGLAGWFAVGATVLGALFHLACLVTRGVAAERLPWGNMYEYMLAITFVGVAAWLVLVYRRPSLRLLGLFVALVMVVLLGLAGLVFYTPITPLVPALQSYWYAIHVSTIMASSGLLLLGSIPATMFLLRSGYEHGRRGFPYLLAKRVPAAASLERLTFGLHAIGFPVFTFAVIAGAIWAEHAWSRPWAWDPKETWAFISWVIYAGYLHARATPSVRRTTVTWIAILGFLTMLMNLIGVNYFFESLHSYA, from the coding sequence ATGTCAGCACTGTCGGATCAACTCCTGGTAGTGGCGATCTTCGCGTATTTGCTCGCGATGATCTGCCACGCGGTCGAGGCCGGGTTCGGCACCCGGCGTACCGCGCCGGTCGTGGTCCGCGAGCGGGAACTCGCCACCGCCACTGTTGCCGCCGGGTCGTCGTCGACGACGTCCGGCCCGACCCCGGACGGCCCGGTCTTCAAAGCCCCGATCCTGGACGGTCCGGTCGGGGTGGAGCCGGATCCGCAGGAGCGGACCGGCTGGCCGGCGGTCGGACTCGCCGGCTGGTTCGCCGTCGGCGCCACCGTGCTGGGTGCCCTGTTCCACCTGGCCTGCCTGGTCACCCGGGGGGTCGCCGCCGAGCGGCTGCCGTGGGGCAACATGTACGAGTACATGCTGGCGATCACCTTCGTCGGGGTGGCCGCCTGGCTGGTGCTGGTCTACCGGCGGCCGTCGCTGCGGCTGCTCGGCCTGTTCGTCGCGCTCGTCATGGTCGTCCTGCTCGGCCTGGCCGGCCTGGTGTTCTACACCCCGATCACCCCGCTGGTGCCGGCCCTGCAGTCCTACTGGTACGCCATCCACGTCTCCACGATCATGGCATCGTCCGGACTGCTGCTGCTCGGGTCGATTCCGGCCACGATGTTCCTGCTGCGGTCCGGCTACGAGCATGGTCGGCGCGGGTTCCCGTACCTGCTGGCCAAGCGGGTCCCGGCCGCCGCCTCGCTGGAACGGCTCACCTTCGGGCTGCACGCGATCGGTTTCCCGGTCTTCACCTTCGCGGTTATCGCCGGGGCGATCTGGGCCGAACACGCCTGGTCGCGGCCGTGGGCCTGGGACCCGAAGGAGACCTGGGCGTTCATCTCCTGGGTGATCTACGCCGGCTACCTGCACGCCCGGGCCACCCCGAGCGTCCGGCGGACCACGGTCACCTGGATCGCGATCCTCGGCTTCCTCACCATGCTGATGAACCTGATCGGGGTCAACTACTTCTTCGAGAGCCTGCACTCCTACGCCTGA
- a CDS encoding GNAT family protein → MDAKPVAIRPILDRDLDALLRFRLEPGLIGPNWYGHRDSGELARRLQQDGWLGEDDSRMTVTVDDEPAGFVAWAKVSQGNGCYWGIGISLLPEYRGHGVGSAAQRLLCAYLFEHSAAPRIEAVTQPENVVEQRILERLGFRHEGTLRSAEFRGGCWRDVMIYGLLRDDFSTAVRRRSAGSRRSS, encoded by the coding sequence ATGGATGCGAAGCCGGTCGCGATACGTCCCATTCTGGACCGGGATCTCGATGCCCTGCTGCGGTTCCGGCTGGAGCCCGGTCTCATCGGTCCGAACTGGTACGGGCATCGGGACTCCGGCGAGTTGGCCCGCCGACTCCAGCAGGACGGCTGGCTCGGCGAGGACGACAGCCGGATGACCGTGACCGTCGACGACGAGCCGGCTGGGTTCGTGGCGTGGGCGAAGGTCAGCCAGGGCAACGGCTGCTACTGGGGGATCGGCATATCCCTGCTGCCCGAGTACCGCGGCCACGGTGTCGGGTCGGCCGCGCAGCGCCTGCTCTGCGCGTACCTGTTCGAGCACTCGGCGGCACCCCGTATCGAGGCGGTCACCCAACCGGAGAACGTCGTCGAGCAGCGCATCCTGGAACGTCTCGGCTTCCGGCACGAGGGCACGCTGCGCAGCGCGGAGTTCCGTGGCGGATGCTGGCGCGACGTCATGATCTACGGCCTGCTGCGGGACGACTTCTCCACCGCTGTCAGGCGTAGGAGTGCAGGCTCTCGAAGAAGTAGTTGA
- a CDS encoding EamA family transporter, with translation MSVGHLALGVLVTAVWGFNFVVIRVGLDSFDPYLLATLRFAFCCLPAIFFFRRPRVPIRYLVAYGLVLGVFQFGLLFAGIDAGLSAGLASIVLQLQVFFTIGFASLVLRERVKPVQGVGMALAAAGMVLIATAVTDGSATVTGVLLVTAAAASWGAANIIAKRAATDDILGFIVWSSLIPPVPLFLLTLLLSGPESVVDSLRDISWTAAASVLYLVYPTTLFGYAVWNWLLRRHTAALVAPLTLLVPLFGMGSSVLVLGEQLTATKLIAGAMVVLGLVVTQIPWHRLGRWAVTGSPPASLPTQPAAPDPASADPVDSR, from the coding sequence TTGTCAGTAGGACACCTCGCACTCGGCGTACTCGTCACTGCGGTCTGGGGTTTCAACTTCGTCGTGATCCGTGTCGGGCTCGACTCCTTCGACCCCTACCTGCTCGCGACGCTCCGCTTCGCCTTCTGCTGCCTGCCGGCGATCTTCTTCTTCCGACGGCCGCGGGTGCCGATCCGCTACCTCGTCGCATACGGTCTGGTGCTCGGGGTCTTCCAGTTCGGGCTGCTCTTCGCCGGGATCGACGCCGGGCTGTCCGCTGGGCTGGCCTCCATCGTCCTGCAACTGCAGGTCTTCTTCACCATCGGGTTCGCCTCCCTGGTCCTGCGTGAGCGGGTCAAGCCGGTGCAGGGCGTGGGCATGGCACTCGCCGCCGCCGGCATGGTGCTCATCGCCACCGCGGTCACCGACGGGTCGGCCACCGTGACCGGCGTTCTGCTGGTCACCGCCGCGGCGGCCTCCTGGGGCGCGGCGAACATCATCGCCAAACGGGCCGCGACCGACGACATACTCGGTTTCATCGTCTGGTCGAGCCTGATCCCGCCCGTTCCGTTGTTTCTGCTCACCCTGCTGCTCAGCGGCCCGGAGTCGGTCGTCGACTCACTGCGTGACATTTCCTGGACCGCCGCCGCCTCGGTGCTGTACCTGGTCTACCCCACCACCCTGTTCGGCTATGCCGTGTGGAACTGGCTGTTGCGCCGGCACACCGCCGCGCTGGTCGCACCGTTGACCCTGCTCGTCCCGCTGTTCGGCATGGGGAGTTCGGTGCTGGTACTCGGCGAGCAGCTGACCGCAACGAAGCTGATCGCCGGCGCCATGGTCGTGCTCGGCCTGGTGGTGACCCAGATCCCGTGGCACCGGCTGGGCCGATGGGCGGTCACCGGCAGCCCGCCGGCATCGTTGCCCACCCAGCCGGCCGCGCCCGACCCGGCCTCGGCCGATCCCGTCGATTCGAGGTAG
- a CDS encoding GNAT family N-acetyltransferase has protein sequence MKYDWPAELSAKDIREMIGLMNAVAVREMTLGFTEPLNDEDGFALMRAFDAELRRGALELLAVRTDDGTIVGMVTLARAPLPARRHVVDLRRCVIDPEHRGKFLLEGFEETIRKVAEMGCDVITLEVRDDGPRVLWHRLGFQEYGRLPDYARKAGQAVTGHFMYARRADLEAHFRQTGTWLHELPAPSAAG, from the coding sequence ATGAAGTACGACTGGCCCGCCGAACTGTCCGCCAAGGACATCCGCGAGATGATCGGCCTGATGAACGCCGTCGCCGTACGCGAAATGACCCTGGGGTTCACCGAACCGCTGAACGACGAGGACGGCTTCGCCCTGATGCGTGCGTTCGACGCGGAGCTTCGTCGCGGAGCTCTCGAGCTACTCGCCGTACGCACCGACGACGGCACCATCGTCGGGATGGTCACCCTCGCCCGCGCGCCGCTGCCCGCCCGACGGCACGTCGTCGACCTCAGGCGCTGCGTGATCGACCCGGAGCACCGCGGGAAGTTCCTGCTGGAGGGTTTCGAGGAGACCATCCGCAAGGTCGCCGAGATGGGCTGCGACGTGATCACCCTGGAGGTCCGCGACGACGGACCGAGAGTCCTCTGGCACCGGCTCGGCTTCCAGGAGTACGGCCGGCTGCCGGACTACGCCCGCAAGGCGGGGCAGGCCGTCACCGGCCACTTCATGTACGCACGGCGCGCGGATCTGGAGGCCCACTTCCGCCAGACCGGGACCTGGCTGCACGAGCTTCCCGCGCCGTCCGCAGCCGGCTGA
- a CDS encoding isochorismatase family cysteine hydrolase: MSKIAVLTNDLQYELVEKNPERVAAVGAATAHFTAFLDGIRQRGHHVFHLQLINDPDDPNAERYDGYLPVQRGTRGAEIIAEFLDPADIVVEKNKDSGFYDTDLHERLQALGVDTVLITGMQTQICVQTTAADAFFRGYNVWVPADCVVSARPEDRDRALEWLAGYCATVTPSAEVLRVLDQHGALPRKEIKTP; the protein is encoded by the coding sequence ATGTCGAAGATCGCTGTGCTCACCAACGACCTGCAGTACGAACTCGTCGAGAAGAACCCGGAGCGGGTGGCCGCGGTCGGTGCCGCCACCGCCCACTTCACCGCGTTCCTCGACGGGATCCGGCAGCGTGGCCACCACGTCTTCCACCTGCAGTTGATCAACGATCCGGACGACCCCAACGCGGAACGCTACGACGGCTACCTGCCCGTACAGCGGGGCACGCGGGGCGCCGAGATCATCGCGGAGTTCCTCGACCCGGCGGACATCGTCGTGGAGAAGAACAAGGACAGCGGTTTCTACGACACCGACCTGCACGAACGACTACAGGCACTCGGCGTGGACACCGTGCTGATCACCGGGATGCAGACCCAGATCTGCGTGCAGACGACGGCAGCCGACGCCTTCTTCCGCGGCTACAACGTCTGGGTGCCCGCCGACTGCGTCGTCTCCGCCCGGCCCGAGGACCGGGACCGGGCCCTGGAGTGGCTGGCCGGCTACTGCGCCACGGTGACCCCGTCGGCCGAGGTCCTCCGGGTACTCGACCAGCACGGTGCCCTCCCCCGCAAGGAGATCAAGACCCCGTGA
- the hypE gene encoding hydrogenase expression/formation protein HypE, whose amino-acid sequence MTRKTDPAGQIVLDHGTGAQLSHELLDLIVERLGDVYVGVLEDSAVLSVDDPRIAMTTDSFVVDPPFFGNGDVGKIAVCGTVNDLAVAGATPRFLTLGMILETGLPVRRLIQVLDSVRATAAEAGVQIVAGDTKVVRAGEADQLYLNTAGVGVFHREPLRMASVRPGDVVVLSGQIGSHTVHLLSIREGLGFEARVLSDCAPLNNMIEGVLAKTAPGAVRSMRDVTRGGLAAVLHEYAASTGRVITVDESALPIQHETAMAADMLGINPIHAANEGCAALFVDPAAVPDVLSALASSPYGTHAAVVGTVTDRDGPAVTMRDRDGRESVIDQLRGAELPRLC is encoded by the coding sequence GTGACCCGGAAGACCGACCCGGCCGGGCAGATAGTTTTGGACCACGGCACCGGTGCCCAGCTCAGCCACGAACTGCTGGACCTCATCGTGGAACGACTCGGTGACGTCTACGTCGGGGTGTTGGAGGACAGCGCCGTGCTGTCCGTCGACGATCCTCGGATCGCCATGACCACCGACTCGTTCGTCGTCGATCCGCCGTTCTTCGGCAACGGCGACGTGGGCAAGATCGCCGTCTGCGGGACCGTGAACGACCTGGCGGTGGCCGGCGCGACCCCCCGGTTCCTCACCCTCGGCATGATCCTGGAGACCGGGCTGCCGGTACGCCGCCTGATCCAGGTACTCGACTCGGTCCGGGCCACCGCGGCGGAGGCCGGTGTCCAGATCGTCGCCGGCGACACCAAGGTGGTCCGGGCCGGCGAGGCCGACCAGCTCTACCTGAACACCGCCGGCGTCGGGGTCTTCCACCGCGAACCGCTGCGGATGGCGTCCGTACGCCCGGGCGACGTCGTCGTGCTGAGCGGGCAGATCGGCAGTCACACCGTCCACCTGCTGTCCATCCGGGAAGGACTCGGCTTCGAGGCCCGCGTGCTCAGCGACTGCGCACCACTGAACAACATGATCGAAGGCGTACTCGCCAAGACCGCGCCGGGCGCCGTGCGGTCCATGCGCGACGTCACCCGGGGCGGGCTGGCGGCCGTCCTGCACGAGTACGCGGCCAGCACCGGACGGGTCATCACCGTCGACGAGTCGGCCCTGCCGATCCAGCACGAGACCGCGATGGCCGCCGACATGCTGGGCATCAACCCCATCCACGCGGCGAACGAGGGCTGCGCGGCGCTGTTCGTCGATCCGGCCGCCGTGCCGGACGTGCTGTCCGCGCTGGCCAGCAGCCCGTACGGCACGCACGCCGCGGTCGTCGGGACGGTGACCGACCGGGACGGGCCGGCGGTGACGATGCGCGACCGGGACGGGCGTGAGTCGGTGATCGACCAGCTGCGGGGGGCCGAACTCCCGCGGCTGTGCTGA
- the hypF gene encoding carbamoyltransferase HypF, with the protein MDLKQIEHEMRRIRVTGVVQGVGYRPFVYKLAHRYGLSGSVLNDTEGVLVEVTGPVEVLERFTTELRTAAPALARVDEVRVDETRTLGDPPAGPDGDQGFVIVASRSAATRAALVPPDTHVCADCLAELRDPADRRYRYPFINCTNCGPRYSIVQDLPYDRAKTTMAGFTMCPPCAAEYQDPSDRRYHAQPNACPACGPQLLLAGPTGTTLRGDAALRHCVDVLAGGGIAAIKSVGGFHLAVDATDAEAVGRLRRRKRRDSKPFAVMARDLATAHRLVQLSPAEVDLLRSPARPILLARKRAGALAEGVAPRNPNLGIMLPSAPHHHLLLDEADLGVLVMTSGNISGYPIAYRNEDALDQLFDIADVVLYHDRDIEIRVDDSVVRLSTHPDLRKPVLTFLRRARGYAPYPVDVGRPLKTVVGYGAELKTTVALSSGSRVYLSQHIGDLKNDETFESHQRTAAHLANLYALRPELGAYDMHPQFRSSVRAAAGDGPEAAAVELVQHHHAHMASCMAENQFTGPTLGVVFDGAGFGEDGTVWGGEFLLGDYATVQRVARLRPVPLIGGDQAVREPIRTGLALALDAFGNLAAATTAFRVLDKLSQQQRHVYSRMIARGVNCPMSSGMGRLFDGVAALVDVCQLAEYEAQGPIELEGLLERDHMQEAGYRFGLVTGAVTELDPRPVVRRIADDLAAGVGLPRISRRFHTAVVNAVRWQCRTVRADTGINQIVLSGGVYLNEFLLVNCLVALEAEGFTVGCHRQVPANDGGIALGQVMVADARARTTA; encoded by the coding sequence GTGGATCTGAAACAAATCGAACACGAAATGCGAAGGATCCGGGTCACCGGCGTCGTGCAGGGCGTGGGCTACCGCCCCTTCGTCTACAAGCTGGCCCACCGGTACGGCCTGTCCGGGTCGGTGCTCAACGACACCGAGGGCGTGCTGGTCGAGGTGACCGGCCCGGTCGAGGTGCTGGAACGGTTCACCACGGAGCTTCGGACCGCCGCCCCGGCACTCGCCCGGGTCGACGAGGTACGTGTCGACGAGACACGTACGCTCGGCGACCCGCCGGCCGGGCCGGACGGCGACCAGGGGTTCGTGATCGTGGCCAGCCGGTCCGCCGCCACCCGGGCCGCGCTGGTCCCGCCGGACACGCACGTCTGCGCCGACTGCCTCGCCGAGTTGCGCGACCCGGCGGACCGCCGGTACCGGTACCCCTTCATCAACTGCACGAACTGCGGACCCCGCTACTCGATCGTCCAGGATCTGCCGTACGACCGGGCGAAGACCACGATGGCCGGGTTCACCATGTGCCCACCGTGCGCCGCCGAGTACCAGGATCCGTCCGACCGGCGTTACCACGCACAACCGAACGCCTGCCCGGCCTGTGGACCGCAGCTGCTGCTCGCCGGCCCGACCGGCACGACGCTACGGGGCGACGCCGCGTTGCGGCACTGTGTCGACGTGCTCGCCGGCGGCGGGATCGCCGCCATCAAGAGTGTCGGTGGGTTCCACCTAGCGGTGGACGCCACCGACGCCGAAGCGGTCGGTCGGCTCCGTCGCCGCAAACGCCGGGACTCCAAGCCGTTCGCGGTGATGGCCCGCGATCTGGCCACCGCACACCGGCTGGTTCAGCTCTCCCCGGCGGAGGTCGATCTGCTCCGCTCCCCGGCCCGGCCGATCCTGCTGGCCCGCAAACGGGCCGGTGCTCTCGCGGAAGGCGTCGCCCCACGTAACCCCAACCTCGGCATCATGCTGCCCTCGGCCCCCCATCACCACCTGCTGCTCGACGAGGCCGACCTCGGCGTCCTGGTGATGACCAGCGGAAACATCTCCGGATATCCGATCGCCTACCGCAACGAGGACGCGCTGGACCAGCTGTTCGACATCGCCGATGTGGTGCTCTACCACGACCGGGACATCGAGATCCGGGTGGACGACTCGGTGGTTCGGCTGTCGACGCACCCCGACCTGCGCAAGCCGGTACTGACGTTTCTGCGCCGGGCCCGTGGTTACGCCCCGTACCCGGTCGACGTGGGACGCCCGCTGAAGACCGTCGTCGGCTACGGGGCGGAGCTCAAGACAACGGTCGCGTTGAGCAGCGGATCGCGGGTCTACCTGAGCCAGCACATCGGGGACCTGAAGAACGACGAGACCTTCGAGTCACACCAGCGCACCGCGGCCCACCTGGCCAACCTGTACGCCCTGCGGCCGGAGCTGGGCGCGTACGACATGCATCCGCAGTTCCGGTCCTCGGTCCGGGCGGCGGCGGGCGACGGGCCGGAGGCGGCCGCCGTGGAACTCGTGCAGCACCACCACGCCCACATGGCCTCCTGCATGGCGGAGAACCAGTTCACCGGACCGACGCTCGGCGTCGTCTTCGACGGGGCGGGCTTCGGCGAGGACGGCACCGTCTGGGGTGGCGAGTTCCTGCTCGGTGACTACGCGACGGTCCAGCGGGTGGCCCGGCTCCGCCCAGTGCCGCTGATCGGCGGCGACCAGGCGGTCCGCGAGCCCATCCGGACCGGTCTGGCGCTGGCCCTGGACGCCTTCGGGAACCTGGCCGCCGCCACCACGGCGTTCCGCGTACTCGACAAACTGTCGCAACAGCAGCGGCACGTCTACTCCCGGATGATCGCCCGAGGCGTCAACTGCCCGATGTCGTCGGGCATGGGGCGGTTGTTCGACGGGGTCGCCGCGCTGGTCGACGTGTGTCAGCTCGCCGAGTACGAGGCGCAGGGTCCGATCGAATTGGAAGGTCTGCTGGAACGGGACCACATGCAGGAAGCCGGCTACCGGTTCGGCCTCGTCACCGGCGCGGTCACCGAACTGGACCCGCGGCCGGTGGTCCGCCGGATCGCCGACGATCTGGCCGCCGGGGTCGGTCTGCCCCGGATCAGTCGCCGCTTCCACACGGCGGTGGTCAACGCGGTGCGGTGGCAGTGCCGGACGGTTCGCGCGGATACCGGGATCAACCAGATCGTGCTGTCCGGTGGGGTCTACCTGAACGAGTTCCTCCTGGTGAACTGCCTGGTCGCGCTGGAGGCGGAAGGTTTCACGGTGGGCTGTCATCGGCAGGTGCCGGCCAACGACGGTGGCATCGCGCTCGGACAGGTGATGGTCGCCGACGCTCGAGCCAGGACCACGGCCTGA